In a genomic window of Sulfurimonas denitrificans DSM 1251:
- a CDS encoding UDP-N-acetylmuramoyl-L-alanyl-D-glutamate--2,6-diaminopimelate ligase — translation MKIEIPDEAFRYITENSQECDADTAFVLTPQNEKYLQNAKDNGAHSIINIKDVAKLFGIEKIKIVGITGTNGKTTTASAIYSFLLDLGYRVAMQGTRGFFMNDRVIEEKTLTTPSLLNTYKHIYQAVSEKCDFFIMEVSSHAIVQKRVEGLNFELKILTNITQDHLDFHKTLGEYIAVKNSFFQDDGRKLINKDETKSSFNFKNTFTYGIENSATYRLIAYSLNNASSGIIQHFSEVVPFTSSLHGFFNLYNLMAAIAATHLLSGKKLEEVTAVVDNFAGVSGRMEQVSESPNVIVDFAHTPDGIQQVLNALKEKELLVVFGAGGDRDRTKRPLMGRVAASLAKKLYITSDNPRTEDPQDIVNDILEGIQDKSIVQVELNRRKAIENALSEQKENEVVVILGKGDETYQIIYDQKFPFDDREVVREILKNKII, via the coding sequence GATGCAGATACAGCTTTTGTTTTAACTCCACAAAATGAAAAATATCTTCAAAATGCAAAAGATAATGGCGCACACTCAATCATAAATATCAAAGATGTAGCAAAGTTATTTGGTATTGAGAAGATAAAAATTGTAGGTATTACAGGAACAAACGGCAAAACCACGACGGCTAGTGCGATATACTCGTTTTTGCTCGATTTAGGTTACAGAGTTGCTATGCAAGGAACTCGTGGTTTTTTTATGAACGACAGAGTGATAGAAGAAAAAACTTTAACAACACCATCACTCTTAAATACATATAAACATATTTACCAAGCTGTGAGTGAAAAGTGTGATTTTTTTATTATGGAAGTAAGTTCTCATGCTATCGTACAAAAGAGAGTAGAAGGTCTTAACTTTGAACTTAAAATTCTTACAAACATTACACAAGATCATCTTGATTTCCATAAAACATTAGGCGAATATATCGCAGTAAAAAACAGCTTTTTTCAAGATGATGGTAGAAAACTCATAAACAAAGATGAGACAAAATCATCATTTAATTTTAAAAATACCTTTACTTACGGTATAGAAAATTCAGCAACTTATAGACTAATAGCATATTCGCTAAATAATGCATCGAGTGGAATTATTCAACATTTTAGCGAAGTAGTTCCTTTTACATCTTCATTGCATGGCTTCTTCAATCTATACAATCTTATGGCAGCAATTGCAGCAACACATCTACTAAGTGGTAAAAAATTAGAAGAAGTAACTGCAGTAGTAGATAATTTCGCTGGTGTTAGTGGAAGAATGGAACAAGTTAGTGAGAGCCCAAATGTTATAGTTGATTTTGCACATACTCCAGATGGGATACAACAAGTCTTAAATGCATTAAAAGAGAAAGAACTTTTAGTAGTTTTTGGAGCTGGCGGAGATCGAGATAGAACAAAAAGACCTTTGATGGGCAGAGTTGCGGCAAGTTTGGCAAAGAAGTTGTACATCACAAGCGATAATCCAAGAACTGAAGATCCTCAAGATATTGTAAATGATATTTTAGAGGGAATCCAAGATAAAAGTATTGTTCAAGTTGAGCTAAATAGAAGAAAAGCGATAGAGAACGCTTTGAGTGAACAAAAAGAGAATGAAGTTGTTGTTATCCTTGGCAAAGGCGATGAAACTTATCAGATTATATATGACCAAAAGTTTCCTTTCGATGATAGAGAAGTGGTAAGAGAGATACTCAAAAATAAAATAATTTAA
- a CDS encoding (2Fe-2S) ferredoxin domain-containing protein, with protein sequence MGIPQPAFYIFKCEQSAPPGMPKPSCVTPQTQDLFQHLAQKLMKEGVMGTIQPIRTSCLSRCSSGPVMLVEPGHFMYAALTKEKIDRIVEEHLIGGKVVEEYLISADVWDEPISPCEMKKQMGM encoded by the coding sequence ATGGGAATTCCTCAACCAGCATTTTATATATTTAAATGTGAACAATCGGCTCCTCCAGGTATGCCAAAGCCTTCGTGTGTTACACCGCAGACTCAAGATTTGTTCCAACATTTAGCGCAAAAACTGATGAAAGAGGGTGTAATGGGCACAATCCAGCCGATTCGTACATCATGTCTAAGTCGCTGTAGTTCAGGTCCAGTTATGCTTGTTGAGCCAGGACATTTTATGTATGCAGCTCTTACAAAAGAGAAGATTGACAGAATAGTTGAAGAGCACCTAATTGGTGGAAAAGTTGTTGAAGAGTATTTAATAAGTGCTGATGTGTGGGATGAACCAATATCTCCATGTGAGATGAAAAAACAGATGGGAATGTAA
- the panD gene encoding aspartate 1-decarboxylase — MTIEMLYSKIHRATVTDANLNYVGSITVDEELLEASMLRVGQKVEILNINNGERFSTYIILGERGKRDICLNGAAARKVHKGDKIIIVAYATYDEKELQNYKPRVVLVNDNNDIEEILESI, encoded by the coding sequence ATGACAATAGAGATGTTGTACAGCAAAATTCACAGAGCTACTGTTACTGATGCTAACTTAAACTATGTTGGTTCTATAACTGTAGATGAGGAGCTTTTAGAAGCTTCTATGTTGAGAGTTGGACAAAAAGTTGAGATTTTAAATATAAATAACGGTGAGAGATTTTCAACATATATTATTTTAGGTGAACGTGGCAAGAGGGATATATGCTTAAATGGCGCAGCTGCTAGAAAAGTTCATAAAGGCGATAAAATAATTATAGTTGCTTACGCTACTTATGATGAAAAAGAGCTACAAAATTATAAGCCAAGAGTTGTTTTAGTAAATGATAACAACGATATAGAAGAAATTTTAGAGAGTATCTAG